A single region of the Lycium barbarum isolate Lr01 chromosome 2, ASM1917538v2, whole genome shotgun sequence genome encodes:
- the LOC132628496 gene encoding uncharacterized protein LOC132628496, giving the protein MVKRTKVSIVQEKRTRDYIPERSISFNDEDAEVIIQPFNDALESETTKGEISLPVNIAGIILQTVFYVIKGEMKYNALLGRPWIHRMRAVPSTLHQMLRFPTSEGIKMVRGEQPEAREMFAVEEAPPTQKEPSLKAAEPTKGKDAK; this is encoded by the exons ATGGTGAAGAGGACAAAAGTTTCGATTGTTCAAGAGAAACGAACCAGGGATTATATACCCGAAAGATCTATTTCCTTCAACGATGAGGATGCAGAGGTCATCATTCAGCCCTTCAACGATGCTTTG GAAAGTGAAACTACAAAGGGAGAGATCTCTTTGCCAGTAAACATCGCGGGGATTATTctacaaacggtgttctatgtcatcAAGGGTGAGATGAAATACAACGCATTGCTCGGCAGACCGTGGATTCATAGAATGAGGGCAGTACCCTCAACATTACATCAAATGTTGAGGTTTCCAACCTCAGAAGGGATAAAAATGGTACGTGGCGAGCAACCCGAGGCAAGAGAGATGTTCGCAGTGGAAGAAGCACCCCCAACTCAAAAAGAACCGTCCCTAAAGGCTGCAGAACCAACTAAAGGCAAAGACGCCAAATAG
- the LOC132628497 gene encoding secreted RxLR effector protein 161-like: MEQPHGFVSKQFPSHVCHLKKALYGLKQAPRAWYGKVAQYLIFCGFRVSDCDTNDRRSTSGYCFSMGSTVVSWYNKKKDVVALSSTEVKYIAVTMAAQE, from the exons ATGGAGCAACCTCACGGCTTTGTCTCTAAGCAATTTCCAAGTCATGTTTGCCATTTGAAGAAAGCTCTCTACGGCCTCAAGCAAGCACCACGAGCTTGGTATGGTAAAGTAGCTCAATACTTAATCTTTTGTGGTTTTAGAGTTTCTGATT GTGATACGAATGATCGTCGCTCCACTTCAGGTTACTGTTTTAGCATGGGTTCGACAGTGGTTTCTTGGTACAACAAGAAGAAAGATGTTGTTGCTTTGTCTAGCACCGAAGTTAAATATATTGCAGTAACCATGGCTGCACAAGAGTGA
- the LOC132628498 gene encoding uncharacterized protein LOC132628498 yields MVLAWLLNSLSKEIAESVIYSQTSEDIWTELEQRYGQKDGTKMFQLQRELNNISQATSDMAGHITKLKRIWDQMKFLMGLNENYSGIRGNILMMKPLPTTTQAYSIILHEETQREVHTGNQVTTDSIAFNTITQKWSNQKGNNRY; encoded by the exons ATGGTCTTGGCCTGGTTACTAAATTCTCTTAGCAAAGAGATAGCAGAGAGTGTGATTTACTCGCAAACGTCTGAGGATATCTGGACTGAATTGGAGCAAAGGTATGGCCAGAAAGATGGCACCAAAATGTTTCAGTTGCAAAGGGAATTGAACAACATCTCTCAAGCAACTAGTGATATGGCTGGACACATCACAAAACTGAAAAGGATCTGGGATCAAATGAAG TTCCTTATGGGACTAAATGAGAATTATTCTGGAATAAGAGGAAATATTTTAATGATGAAGCCACTCCCTACCACAACACAAGCATATTCCATTATTTTGCATGAGGAAACACAAAGAGAAGTGCATACTGGAAACCAAGTTACTACTGATTCTATTGCTTTCAACACTATTACCCAGAAATGGAGCAATCAAAAGGGTAATAATCGATACTAG